Proteins encoded by one window of Lycium barbarum isolate Lr01 chromosome 11, ASM1917538v2, whole genome shotgun sequence:
- the LOC132616944 gene encoding epidermis-specific secreted glycoprotein EP1-like gives MSPSWPTTLLVSLFLFSQIFSSIAQVPVENTFKFVNEGELGPYAVEYRADYRVLNVFTNPFQFCFYNTTPNAWTLALRMGTVRSESLMRWVWEANRGNPVKENATLTFGTDGNLVLADADGRIAWQTNTANKGVTGFKLLPNGNIVLHDSKGKFVWQSFNYPTDTLLVGQTLRLSGPNKLVSRASVTKNANGPYSLVVQPKLFAVYNRTKLAVELAWFDLGNSSLESVKLNSGNQRLKLDYRLAKSTKRSSHVMAFTKYNTTLTYLRLEIDGNLKAYTFTDGDLDSPRWRVTYSRL, from the coding sequence ATGTCTCCTTCATGGCCTACTACACTTCTcgtctctctctttcttttctccCAAATATTTTCTTCCATTGCCCAAGTTCCAGTTGAAAACACCTTCAAATTCGTCAATGAAGGCGAATTAGGACCTTATGCTGTCGAATACAGAGCAGATTACCGTGTTCTTAACGTTTTCACTAACCCATTCCAGTTCTGTTTCTACAACACAACACCTAATGCATGGACACTAGCGTTGCGAATGGGCACTGTCCGTTCTGAATCTCTCATGCGTTGGGTATGGGAAGCTAACAGAGGAAATCCCGTTAAAGAAAATGCAACTCTCACATTCGGAACTGATGGAAATCTCGTCTTGGCTGACGCTGATGGTCGAATTGCTTGGCAAACAAACACGGCCAACAAGGGCGTAACGGGGTTCAAGTTGTTACCAAATGGTAACATTGTCCTTCATGACTCTAAGGGTAAATTCGTCTGGCAGAGTTTCAACTATCCCACTGACACCTTATTGGTGGGCCAAACGCTCCGCTTGTCAGGCCCGAATAAGCTCGTGAGCCGGGCCTCAGTGACAAAGAACGCGAACGGGCCATACAGCTTGGTAGTGCAACCGAAATTGTTCGCTGTCTACAACAGGACCAAACTTGCCGTGGAATTAGCTTGGTTTGATCTTGGCAATAGCAGCTTGGAATCAGTAAAATTGAATAGTGGGAATCAAAGGCTGAAGTTGGATTATAGATTGGCAAAATCAACAAAGAGAAGTTCACATGTTATGGCTTTTACTAAATACAACACTACTTTAACATACCTTCGTCTAGAAATAGATGGAAATCTAAAGGCCTACACTTTCACCGACGGAGATCTAGATTCACCCCGTTGGAGGGTAACTTACAGCAGGCTTTAA